In Sphaerisporangium krabiense, the DNA window AGGTGGGCGAGCTCGTCGGCGTGGGCCTCGATCAGGTCGGCCAGCCGCCACAGCAGACGTCCGCGCGCCGACGGGGACATGCCCGCCCACGCGGGGTCGCGCAGCGCCTGCCGGGCCGCGGCGATGGCGTCGTCGACGTCGGCCCGGCCCGCCGCGGCGACCGAGCCCATCTCCTCGCCGGTGGCGGGGTCCACGGTGGCGAACTCCCGGCCGTCGGACGCCGGGCGCCATGTCCCGCCGACGAAGAGCCGGCCTGGCCTGCGCAGCCGCGGAGTGCGTGCCGTGTCGTCCGGGATGTCGAGCATCATCGTCATGTGAGGGGCCTGTTCTCGGGTACGGGAGGTCGGTCCCAGCGTGGATCGGGCGTGGCGCGTGCCGCTTGTCCGGCAGCGCACTCTGCTTGCCTGAATGTGCTCAGGTCACGGCTGCGCATCAAGGGCTGTCTCAGCGCAGTCGCCTATGATTTCATATATGAATTGGGGGTGCGGCGTGACGGCCGTACCGGAGAGCACCGTTCGGTACGGAGGTGCGGGCCATGACCGTTCTGGTCCGGACGACCGATGTGGCGATGCGGGAACGCGAGGAACTCTGGCGGCACGCGGTCTCCCGGTCCTTCGTCCCGCTCGACTTCGAGTTCCGCGGCGCGGACGGCTTCACCGGCGAGATCGCCGGCGAGACGCTCGGCACCGTGATGGTCACCGAGGTGACCGCGGCGCCGCACCGCGCCGAGCGCACCGAGAAGCACATCGCGCGCTCCGACGAGGCCGGTTTCTACAAGCTGAGCCTCCCCACCAGCGGGCGCGTGCGGATCGCCCAGGACGGGCGCGAGACCCCGCTGCTGCCCGGCGAGATCGCCATCTACGACACCAGCCGGCCGTACCAGGTCACCTTCGACGGCACCTGCCGGGTGATCATGGTCATGTTCCCGCACCGGGAGCTGCGCCTGCCCGGCAACGCGATGCGCGAGGTCACCGCCCGGCGGGTCTCCGGCAGGCGCGGGCTCGGCGGCGTGGTCTCGCCCATGCTGGTGAACCTGGCCGGCCACATCGACGAGGTCGGCGACTCCCACCCGATGCGGCTCGCCGACAACGTCGTCGACCTGATCGGCACGCTGTACGCGTCCCTGCTCGGCGAGCGCGCCGACGCCACCGACTCGATGCGCATGCTGCTCAACCGCGCCAAGATGTTCATCGCGCGGCGCCTCGAGGACCCCGCCCTCGGGCCCGAGGCGATCGCCGCGGCCTGTTATGTGTCCACCGGCTACCTGCACAAGCTGTTCCGCGCCGAGGGCATGTCGGTGGGGCGCTACATCCGGGAGCGGCGCCTGGAGCAGTGCCGCCGTGACCTGCTCGACCCCGGCTCGCGCGAGGTCGCCGTCAGCGCCATCGGCGCCCGCTGGGGCTTCGTCGACGCCGCGCACTTCAGCAGGGTGTTCAAGGCCAGCTACGGCCTCGCGCCGCGCGAGTACCGGCTCAGCCGTGACCTGGTCCCCTGCGAGCGGATGACCGCCGACGCCCTCTAGCGGCCCGGATCCGGACCCCGCGCCTTGACTCTGGCTGTTCGGGACTTGTCGGCGAGTGCACCGATATATGCCGAACTGTCGCGCCGCGCGGCACACCTTCCTTACGGTTCCGTTAGGTCGCGCGACGGAGGGCAGCAAGTGATGGATCCTGGCCGGTTCTCGGGAAAGGTCGCGCTGGTCACCGGCGCGGGCACCGGCATCGGAGCGGCGGTGAGCCGGCGCCTGGTCGCGGAGGGCGCCGCGGTCGTGCTGTGCGGCAGGCGGGAGGCGCCGCTGCGCGAGCTGGCGGCCGAGCTGGGCGATCGCGCGGCCGTCGTGGCCGGTGACGCCGCCGAGTCCGCCGACGCCCGCGCCGCGGTCGCCGAGGCGGTGGACCGGTTCGGCGGGCTGGACGTGGTGGTCGCCAACGCGGGCGGGCACCGGCCGGGCACGGCGCTGGAGACCGGCGACGACGACTGGCACTACACCCTGCGGATCAACCTCGACACCGCGTTCGTCACCGTGCGCGAGGCGCTGCCGCGGCTCATGGAGCGCCGCGGCAGCGTGGTCGTGGTGTCGTCGATCGCCGGGCTGTTCGCCGGGCCGGGCGTCGCCGGCTACGTGACCACCAAGCACGCGCTCATCGGGCTGACCCGCTCGCTCGCGCGCGACTACGGCCGCCACGGCGTGCGCGTCAACGCGGTCTGCCCGGGCTGGGTGCGCACGCCGATGGCCGACGAGGAGATGGACGCGCTCGGCGAGATGCACGGCATCGACAGGGAGGCCGCCTACGCCCTCGCCACCAAGGACGTCCCGCTGCGGCGCGCGGCCGAGTCCGACGAGATCGCCGCCGTCGTCACCTTCCTCGCCAGTGGGGACGCCTCGGCGATGACCGGCTCGGTGGTGGTGGCCGACTGCGGCGCCACCTGCGTCGACCTGCCCACCCTGGCCTTCGAGCCGCCTCACCCGGAGGTCGCCCCATGACGGCGTCCCAGCCCTTCGCCGTGGAGGAGGGGCCCTCGGAGGGCGTCACCGGAGACCTCGCCGGCAACCGCCTGCCGCGCACCGACCGGCTCGCCGGCCGCGAGCTGCGGATCGCCGAGGACTCCTCCGACGACCTCGTGCTGCGGTTCGGGACCGGCGACACCGTCGCGTGGCGGCGCGGCGCGCGCGGCGGCGAGGACTGGTACGAGGCCGTCGAGGCGCGGCCCGGCGTGTGGTTCCTCACCCTCCGCCGCGCGGACGAGCCGCGGCGCGCCGACGTGCTCGTCGTGCGCGAGGACACCGGCAGGACACTGCGCGTCGCCTCCGACGCCGCGCCCGAGCAGCCGCCCGGGGAGCCGCGGGTGGGCCAGACCTTCACGCCGGGAACGCTCGCCGGCGTCCAGACCTCCGGCGCGGAGCCGCGCCCGACCCGCGACCTCATCGGCTGGCGGGCCCAGTACCGCTACGGCCCCGGTCTCCTGTACGAGCACGTGTACCTGAACAGCGAGCGGTACGCCTGGCAGTGCCTGGCCGGCGCGCAGCGCGGGCAGGGCGACGTCGACCTCGCCGCCACCTGGTCCCTCGGCGACGGGCTGTACGTCTTCACGTTCCGCGAGTTCCTCATCCCGGTCGCCACCACCTGGCTGTACGACCTCGACGCGATGCGCACCACCGGCACGTTCCTCGCCCTCGGCCCGGACGACACGGTGACCTGCGGCGGCGGCGGGGCGTTCATCACCGAGCTCGGCCGGGTCGTCTACCCCGACGAGCAGCCGGTGTGATGACCATGACAGAGACGCCGCGCGCCGCCGATGTGATCGTCGTCGGCGCGGGGACCGCGGGCTGCGTGGCCGCCCGGCGGCTGCTCGACGCCGGCGCCACGGTCCTGCTGGTCGAGGCCGGGCCGGACGGCACGGGCGACCAGGCCATCTCCGACCCCGCCCGCATGCACGAACTGTGGGACAGCGCCGTCGACTGGGGATACCGCACCGTCCCCCAGGCGCACGCGCACCACCGCCGGCTGCACCTGCCGCGCGGCCGGGTGGTGTCCGGGTCGCACGCGCTCAACGCCATGATCTGGGTCCGCGGCCACCGGGCCGACTACGACACCTGGGCCTACCTCGGCAACCCCCGCTGGTCGTGGGCCGACGTCGAGCCGGTGTTCCGGCGCGTCGAGGCCGAGCACGGCGGCCTGCTGCCGGTGCTGCGCGACTACGAGCCCGACCCGGTGCAGCGTTCGATCGTCGAGGCCGCGGTGCAGGCCGGCGTGCCGTTCGACGACGACTACAACGACGGGTCGCCGGACGGCGTGTCGTTCATGCGGTTCACCATCCGCGACGGACGGCGGCTGACGACGGCCGACGCCTATCTGGGCCCGGTGCGCGACCACCCGCGGCTGCGCGTGCTGACCGGAGCGCACGTGCGGCGGCTGCTGTTCGACGGCACGCGCTGCGCGGGCATCGAGTACGTGCGGGACGGGGCCGCCGGGCGGGTCCGGGCGGACCGGCACGTCGTGGTCGCCGCCGGCGCGATCGGCTCGCCCGTGCTGCTCCAGCGGTCCGGCGTCGGCGACCCCCTGACGCTGCGCCCTCTGGGCATCGACGTGGTCGCGGCGCTGCCCGGCGTGGGCCGCAACCTTCAGGACCACTGGCTCGTGCCGGTCATCTTCGGCACCACCCGCACGCCCGGCGTCCCCCGCGGCCTGCCCACCACGCAGAGCCACCTGTTCGCGCGCAGCAGGCCCGAGCTGCCCGTCCCCGACCTGCAACCCCTGCACTTCGGGGCGCCGCTGTACGCGGACTGGATGTCCGGCCCGGCCGACGGCGTCTCCCTGATGGCCGGCCTGGTCCGCCCCGCGAGCCGCGGCCGGGTCACCATCGCCGGCGCCGACCCCGACGCCGCGCCGCTGATCGACCCGCGGGTGCTGTCGTCGCGCGCCGACCTGGACGCGCTGGCCGCGGCGGTGGAGCTGTGCCGGGAGATCGGCACGCGGCCGGCGCTGCGCGGCGAGTGGGGCGCCGCCGAGCTGTACCCGGGCACGCTCGGGGCCACCCGCGAGCTGCTGGACGACTACATCCGCGAGTCCGTGGTCACCTACCACCACCAGTCCGGCACGTGCGCGATGGGCGGGCACGAGGAGGCCGTCGTGGACGAGGAGCTGGCCGTGCACGGCGTCGAGGCGCTGAGCGTCGCCGACGCCTCGGTCATGCCGACCGTGACGACGGGCAACACCAACGCCCCGACCGCCATGATCGCCGAGCGGGCCGCCGAGTTCCTGGTCAAGCGGTTGTGACGCGCGGCCGGCGCGTCTCGCCGGCCGTCAGTGCAGCCGTTCCCGCTCGGTGGCCTGCGGTGTTCGCGGCGCCGTGCCGCCCTCCGCCTCTTCCTCGGCCAGGGCCGTGCGGCGGCCGGGGATCGCGATGAACCGGTAGGCCCCCCAGGCCACGATCCGGGCGAGCGCGATCCCGCACGTCATGGCGATCGCGCTCGCGCCGCCGATCGAGGCGACCGGCGCGAGCAGCGCCCCGAACATGAAGCCGCTGCCGCCGAACAGCGCCGCGGCCGTCCCCGCGTTCGCCGCGTGGCGGACGAGCGCGAGCGCCGTCGCGTTGGGCGAGGCGAGCGCGCCCGACGCGACGGTCAGGAACAGGGCGGGCAGGAAGACCGCCAGGGGCGCGTGCAGCAGCGCGGCGGCCAGACAGAGCACGCTGGCGACGACGGCCACCACCGCCCCGCCGATCAGCAGCGGTTCCGGCCGCAGCCGGCGCAGCAGCAGCGCGTTGACGTACCCGCTCAGCATCAGGCCCACCGAGTTGACGCCGAAGATGAACGAGAACACCTGCGCGCTCACGCCGTAGCCGCCTTCGAGCACGAACGCGCTGACCGAGATGTAGATGAACAACGCCGCCCCGCCGACGCTCGACCCGAGCGCGCAGCCGAGGAACACCCGGTCGCGCACCACGGAGCCGAAGCCCTCGCGGACGCGCCGCAGCCCGCCGACGTGCCGCAGCTCCGGCCGCAGCGTCTCCGGCAGCGCGGTCACCGCGACCACCAGCAGCACCGAGATCCCGCCGAGCGTGACGAAGATCCCGCGCCAGTCGGTCACGTACAGCAGTTGGCCGCCCAGCACCGGCGACACGATGGGGGCGATCCCCCCGACCAGCATCAGCAGGGACAGGATGCGCGCCATCCGCTGCCCCTCGTACATGTCGCGGACCATCGCGCCGACGATCACCGTGCCGGCCGAGCCGGCCAGCCCCTGCACCAGGCGCAGGGCGTTCAGCGTCGCCATCGAGGGGGCCACGGCGCACAGCAGCGACACGATGGCGTAGATGACCACGCCGACGAACAGGGGGCGTTTGCGCCCGATCCGGTCGCTGAGCGGCCCGATGAAGAGCTGGCCGGTCGCCAGGCCGATGAGGCACATCGAGATGCTCCACTGCGCCGCGCTGTCGGAGGCGTGGAGCTGGTGGGCCATCTGCGGGAGCGCGGGCAGGTACAGGTCAATCGACAGGGGGCCGAACGTGGACAGCGCGCCCATGACGAGCAGTACGCGGCGCTTCGGCCGCACGGGGACGGAACCGGTGGTATGGATCTCGCTCACGCGGGCGTGTGCTCTCCCTTGGTCGGGGCGCCCACCCTGGAGGCAGGCGCCACCAGGGGAAAGTGACACGCCACGTGGTGTGTGCGCCCGCCGGGCGGGGCCGGTGGGCCGGCCTCGGCGCCGCCCGCCACCGGGCTGAGCGGCGGCTCCAGCGTCGCGCAGACGTCCTGCGCCACCGGGCAGCGCGTCCGGAACCGGCAGCCGCTCGGCGGGTCGGTGGGGGAGGGCGGCTCGCCGGGCGCGCCGAGCCTGCGCTTGGCCCGCTCGACGGCGGGGTCGGCGACCGGGATCGTGTCGAGCAGCGCCCGCGTGTAGTGGTGGCGCGGCGTCGTGTACACGTCCTCGGCGGGGCCGACCTCCACGACCTTGCCGAGGTACATGACCGCGATCACGTCGGACAGGTAGCGCACGACGGCCAGGTCGTGGCTGATGAACAGGTACGTCAGCTCGCGCTCGCGCTGCAGGGCGCGCATCAGGTTCAGCACCTGCGCCTGGATCGACACGTCGAGGGCCGACACCGGCTCGTCGGCGACGATCAGCGCGGGTTGCAGGGCCAGCGCGCGGGCCAGGCCGATGCGCTGCCGCTGCCCGCCGGAGAACTCGTGCGGGTACCGTTCGGCGGCCCGCCGGGGGAGTCCGACCGCGTCGAGCAGCTCGTCGACGCGGCGGTCCCGGTCGCGGCTCGTGCCGACCCGCTGGATCTCCAGGGGTTCGCGCAGGATCGCCCGCACCCGCATCCGCGGGTCGAGGGAGCCGTAGGAGTCCTGGAACATGAGCTGGATGTGGCGGCGCTCCAGCCGCCCCTCCTTGCCGCGCATCCGGTCGATCCGCCGGCCGCGGAAGAGGATCTCCCCGCTGGTGGCCCGTTCGAGGCCGACGACCAGGCGTCCCAGCGTGGTCTTGCCGCACCCGGACTCGCCGGCCAGGCCCAGGGTCATGCCGCGCTCGACGCGCAGGCTCACCCCCGCCACGGCGCTGACCTCGCCGGTCTTGCGCTTGAGTATCGCCCCGCCGGTGACGGGGAAGTCGCGCACGACCTGCTTGATCTCCAGCAGCGGGGTGCCGTCCTCGGGGATCGGCGTGGTCGGGGCCACCCAGGAGCGGTCGGAGACCCGCGCGGCGCCGCCGTTCCCGGGGTCGCCGGACTCCGCGCCCTCCTGCGTACGGGCCTCGGCCGCCGGGGCGGGCGGGAGGTCCTCCGTGGGCGGGCCGGACTCCTCCCGGGGGTGGAAGCACGCGTACTCGTGGGCGAGACCGTCCAGGCGCACCGTCGGCGGGTCCTGGTCGCGGCACGCGTCGGTCGCGAAGCGGCAGCGCGGGGCGAACCGGCACCCCGGCGACGCCTCGGTCAGGTCCGGCGGCAGTCCGGGGATCGTGTACAGCCGGTGGGTCCGCCCGGCGGCGCGCTCCGGCAGGGCTTCGAGCAGCGCCTCGGTGTAGCGGTGCCGGGGCGCGGTGAACAGCGCCTCGGTGGCGGCCAGTTCCACGACCCGGCCGGCGTACATCACCGCGACCCGGTCGGTGTGCCCGGCGATCACGCCGAGGTCGTGGGTCACGAGGATCACCGCCATGCCCAGTTCCTCGCGCAGCCGGTCGATCAGCTCCAGGATCTGCTTCTGGATCGTCACGTCCAGCGCGGTGGTCGGCTCGTCGGCGATGAGCAGCTTCGGACGGCAGATCAGCGCCATCGCGATCATCACGCGCTGCTGCTGCCCGCCGGAGAGCTGGTGCGGGTAGTCGTCGTAGCGCCGCGCCGGGTTGGGGATGCCGACCGAGGCGAACATCTCGACCACGCGGTCGCGGGCCTCCCTCTTGGAGGCGCCGGTGTGCAGCAGCAGCGCCTCGGCCACCTGCACGCCGACCGGCACCACCGGGTTCAGCGAGATCGTGGGGTTCTGCGAGATCAGGCCGATCTCCGCGCCCCGGATCCTGCGCAGCTCCGCCTCCGGCAGCCCCACCAGGTCCACGCCGCCGAAGAGGATCCGCCCGCCGGTGATCCGCCCGCCCGGCGGCAGCAGCCGCTCGATCGACATCGCCGTCATGGTCTTGCCGCTGCCGGACTCCCCGACCAGGCCGAGCGTCTCCCCGGCGGACAGCGTCAGGTCGACGTGGTCCACGGCGCGGACGACGGCGTGCTTGAGCCGGATCTCGGTGGACAGCCCGCGCAGCTCCAGCAACGGCGCCGCGCCGGTCGCGGCCCCAGCGGCGGACGTCGATGCCGTTCCCGTTGCCATGTGCGTGCCGTCCCTCTCAGAAGTCCCCGTGGGCGCGGGCGTCGCCGGCGGCACGCTCATCGGCGCCGCAGCCTTACCTCGACGGCGTCCCGCACGCCGTCCCCGATGAAGTTCACCGCCACGACGACGAAGATGATCGCCAGTCCGGGCGGGTAGATCAGCCACCAGTCGTTGGTGTAGATGAAGTTCACGCCGTTGTTGAGCATGCCGCCCCAGTCGGTGGCGGGCGGCGAGATGCCGAGGCCGAGGAAGCCGAGGTAGGCGACCACGAGGATCGCGTCGGCCACCTGGAAGGTCGCGTTGACGATCACCGTGCCGGCGACGTTGGGCATGATGTGCCGCAGCACCGCGCGCCAGGACGTGCCGCCCATGACCCGCACGGCCTGGACGTACTCGCGCACCCGCAGCGACAGCGACTCGCCGCGCACCAGGCGCGAGGTGATCAGCCACGCCGTCAGCCCGAAAACGAAGATCATCATTCCCATGCTGGGCTTGACGATCGTGACCAGCACCAGCAGCAGGAACAGCGCCGGGATGGCGAGCAGCGCGTCGACGACGCGCATCATCACCGTGTCCACCAGCCCGCCGAAGAACCCGGCGACCGCGCCCCACAGGGTGCCGATGACGGTCGAGATGGCCGCGGCCGCGAACCCGATCGTCAGCGAGACCTGACCGCCGGCCATCAGCCGTCCGAGCTGGTCGTACCCGGCCTGGTCGGTGCCGAGCGGGTGCCCCGGCGTGCCGGGGGACAGGTTCACGGCGGCCAGGTCGGTGTTGATCTGGTTGGTCCGGTAGATCAGCGGCCCCAGGAAGCAGAACAGCAGCGCCGCCACCAGGATCACCAGGCCCGCCACCGCGAGCCGGTTCTCCAGGAACGCCTCGAGGCCGAGACGCCACATGCTCTTGGGCCTGCCGCCGGGCAGCTCCTCCGCCGCGGCGACGACGCGCGGCACCCGTTCACTGTCGTGGACGCTCATCCGGCCAACCGCACCCTCGGGTCGAGTACCGCGTAACAGATGTCGGCGACGAGGTTCCCGGCGACGGTCGCGACCGCCGTCACCAGGACGACGGCGAGCTCGATCGGATAGTCCGACGCCTGCGCCGCCTGCCAGAACAGCAGCCCCATGCCGGGGAAGTTGAACAGCGACTCGGCGATCAGCGCGCCGGCGAACAGCGCCGGCAGCGAGAGCCCGAGCAGCGTCACGATCGGGATGATCGCGTTGCGCAGCACGTGGCGGGTCATCACGCGCAGGCCGGAGCAGCCCTTCGCCTGGGCCGTGCGCACGTACTCCTGGCCGATGTTGTCCAGCACCGAGGACCTCATGTACCGCGCCCCGATGGCGATGCCCGACAGCGACAGCACGATGATCGGCAGGATCATCGAGCGGAAGTCGGCGAACAGCCCGGCGACGCTGTCGGTCTGCGGGGCCTGCGGCGGGAAGACCTCCAGTTGCTGGGAGAACAGGGAGATCAGCACGATGCCGAGGAAGAACGACGGGGCGGCGTAGAAGACGAACGCCGCCCACGTCGCCGCGTAGTCGAACGTCCTGCCCCGCCGCACGGCCTGGTAGATGCCGACCGGCACCGAGATCGCCACCGTGAGGGCCAGCGCCAGGAGGTTGAGCACCAGCGTCTTCGGCAGCCGGTCGGCGATCAGGGCGCCGACCGACTGGTTGAGCTTGTAGGAGAAGCCGAAGTCGCCGCTGGCCCAGTTGCGGAGCATGCGGAAGTACTGCACCACCGCCGGGGCGTCGAGCCCGTTGGCCTTGTTGAACTCGCGGATCTGGTCCGCCGTCGCCTTCGCCCCGATGATCGCCCTGGCGGGGCCGCCGGGCAGTTGGTGGAGCAGGACGAAGACGACGACGGTGACCACCAGGACCACGAAGACCGCCTGGCCGATCCGCCGCACGAGGTAGCCGAGCATTTACTTCCTTCTACTCGTGGGGGCAGGACGCGACGCCGGTCACTCGAAGTACCAGTCCTCGGGGCTGAGGAAGCTGTACGGGTTGGACGGCAGGTACCCCTTGAGGCCCTTGGCGTAGGCGGTCACGCCCGCGCCGAACGGCGTCCAGATGCCGGGGAGCTTCTTGGAGGCGGCGGCCGCGTAGTCGAGCATGGCCTGGTCGCCGGTCTCCTCGTGGGTGGCCTTGATCAGCTTGTCGAGCTCGGGGTCGCCGAAGCTGCCGAAGTTCGCGCCGGCCCCGCTCCCGAAGATCATCTCGCCGCCGGGGTAGTACACGTAGTACCAGCCGCCCGCGGACATCGCCCACGTGCACGAGGCTCCCGAGCAGGGCACGACCGTGCCCGACAGGACGTTGCCGGGCATGGGGTGCAGCGAGATGTCGATCCCGGCCTTGCCGGCGTTGGACTTCAGCGCCTGGGCGTAGGTGTCCTGCGACACCTGGCCGGCGAAGTACAGGAACTCGAAGCTCAGCTTCTGCCCCTGCTTGACGCCCGCGCCGCACTCGCCCGCCCCGGTGCCGGGCTTCGCGCAGGTCGAGGCGCCGCCGGGGACCACGTTCCAGCCGTTGTCGGACAGGTACTTCTTCGCCGCCTCGATGTCGAACGGGTAGGCGTAGTTCTTCTGCGCGTCCGGCACCCACTTGCTGTCCGGGTACAGGGGCACCGGCCCGGTCGTCTCCACGCCGTACCCCTTGTAGATGGCCTTCAGCAGCGCCTTCTGGTCGACGGTGGAGGCGAGGGCCTGGCGGAAGTACTGCTGTTTGAAGACCGGCCCGAGCGTGGGGTTGTTGTAGTTGAGCACCAGGAAGCTGATGCCGTATCCGGGGAAGCCCGGCACCATGTCGTAGGAGTTCTTGACCGGGTTCGACCCCGGCTGCAGCGGGTCGCCGCCCTCGGGCTTGTCGCCCGGCAGCGCGTTGGCCGGGATGTAGCCGACGTCGAGGGTCTGCCCGGCGCGCAGCACGTTGTACTCGGCCGAGTCGCTGGTGAACGGCACGTAGACGAACTGCTTGATCTTCGGCTTGTCCGGGCCGGAGTACTTGTCGTTCGGCACCAACGTCGCGTTGCCCGTGGTGTCGAAGCTCTTCAGCCGCCACGGCCCGTTCACCACCTGCCACAGCGGGTTGGTGGCGTACGACGGGAGGTCCTTCGCCTGCGCGAGCAGGTGGTCGTACACCGGCGGGCAGCCGTCCTCGGAGGTCGAGCAGGTGCCCTTCTGCCCGGGGCCGGTGACGTTCCACGCCTCGGGGAACGGGAAGATCTGGCTGAGCTGGGCGAAGGTGTACCAGTCGGTGTTGTACGCCTTGTCCAGCGTGAGCACGACGGTCTTCTCGTCGGTGGCCTTGGCCGTGACGATGTTGTCGGGGATGTAGCCGGGCACGTAGATGCCGAGCTTGCTCTTCTGGGACTTGGCCATGTTGATCCAGAAGATCACGTTCTGCGCGCTGAGCGGCGTGCCGTCCGACCAGTTGTACGGCTTGAGCTTGATCGTCACGGTCTTGCGGTCCGCGCTGTACTGCGGCAGCTCGGCCACGCTCTTGTCGGGGTTGATGACGGTCTTGCCGTCCTTGCCGAACCAGTACAGCGGCCGGAACATCAGCTCCTGGAACGGCAGGTTCACCGGCGTCAGGTGCGCCGGGTCGGGGAACGGCCAGATCCAGTTCGGCGGGGAGCCGGGCGGCAGGGCGTACTTGACGACTCCGGCCTTGGCGCCGGGAGCCTTGCCCGCGCCGCCGGCGCCATTCGAATTAGAGGTGCTGCATGCGGTCGCGCCTATC includes these proteins:
- a CDS encoding MoaF C-terminal domain-containing protein, which produces MTASQPFAVEEGPSEGVTGDLAGNRLPRTDRLAGRELRIAEDSSDDLVLRFGTGDTVAWRRGARGGEDWYEAVEARPGVWFLTLRRADEPRRADVLVVREDTGRTLRVASDAAPEQPPGEPRVGQTFTPGTLAGVQTSGAEPRPTRDLIGWRAQYRYGPGLLYEHVYLNSERYAWQCLAGAQRGQGDVDLAATWSLGDGLYVFTFREFLIPVATTWLYDLDAMRTTGTFLALGPDDTVTCGGGGAFITELGRVVYPDEQPV
- a CDS encoding GMC family oxidoreductase; the protein is MTMTETPRAADVIVVGAGTAGCVAARRLLDAGATVLLVEAGPDGTGDQAISDPARMHELWDSAVDWGYRTVPQAHAHHRRLHLPRGRVVSGSHALNAMIWVRGHRADYDTWAYLGNPRWSWADVEPVFRRVEAEHGGLLPVLRDYEPDPVQRSIVEAAVQAGVPFDDDYNDGSPDGVSFMRFTIRDGRRLTTADAYLGPVRDHPRLRVLTGAHVRRLLFDGTRCAGIEYVRDGAAGRVRADRHVVVAAGAIGSPVLLQRSGVGDPLTLRPLGIDVVAALPGVGRNLQDHWLVPVIFGTTRTPGVPRGLPTTQSHLFARSRPELPVPDLQPLHFGAPLYADWMSGPADGVSLMAGLVRPASRGRVTIAGADPDAAPLIDPRVLSSRADLDALAAAVELCREIGTRPALRGEWGAAELYPGTLGATRELLDDYIRESVVTYHHQSGTCAMGGHEEAVVDEELAVHGVEALSVADASVMPTVTTGNTNAPTAMIAERAAEFLVKRL
- a CDS encoding AraC-like ligand-binding domain-containing protein, whose product is MTVLVRTTDVAMREREELWRHAVSRSFVPLDFEFRGADGFTGEIAGETLGTVMVTEVTAAPHRAERTEKHIARSDEAGFYKLSLPTSGRVRIAQDGRETPLLPGEIAIYDTSRPYQVTFDGTCRVIMVMFPHRELRLPGNAMREVTARRVSGRRGLGGVVSPMLVNLAGHIDEVGDSHPMRLADNVVDLIGTLYASLLGERADATDSMRMLLNRAKMFIARRLEDPALGPEAIAAACYVSTGYLHKLFRAEGMSVGRYIRERRLEQCRRDLLDPGSREVAVSAIGARWGFVDAAHFSRVFKASYGLAPREYRLSRDLVPCERMTADAL
- a CDS encoding ABC transporter permease yields the protein MLGYLVRRIGQAVFVVLVVTVVVFVLLHQLPGGPARAIIGAKATADQIREFNKANGLDAPAVVQYFRMLRNWASGDFGFSYKLNQSVGALIADRLPKTLVLNLLALALTVAISVPVGIYQAVRRGRTFDYAATWAAFVFYAAPSFFLGIVLISLFSQQLEVFPPQAPQTDSVAGLFADFRSMILPIIVLSLSGIAIGARYMRSSVLDNIGQEYVRTAQAKGCSGLRVMTRHVLRNAIIPIVTLLGLSLPALFAGALIAESLFNFPGMGLLFWQAAQASDYPIELAVVLVTAVATVAGNLVADICYAVLDPRVRLAG
- a CDS encoding ABC transporter ATP-binding protein; translation: MATGTASTSAAGAATGAAPLLELRGLSTEIRLKHAVVRAVDHVDLTLSAGETLGLVGESGSGKTMTAMSIERLLPPGGRITGGRILFGGVDLVGLPEAELRRIRGAEIGLISQNPTISLNPVVPVGVQVAEALLLHTGASKREARDRVVEMFASVGIPNPARRYDDYPHQLSGGQQQRVMIAMALICRPKLLIADEPTTALDVTIQKQILELIDRLREELGMAVILVTHDLGVIAGHTDRVAVMYAGRVVELAATEALFTAPRHRYTEALLEALPERAAGRTHRLYTIPGLPPDLTEASPGCRFAPRCRFATDACRDQDPPTVRLDGLAHEYACFHPREESGPPTEDLPPAPAAEARTQEGAESGDPGNGGAARVSDRSWVAPTTPIPEDGTPLLEIKQVVRDFPVTGGAILKRKTGEVSAVAGVSLRVERGMTLGLAGESGCGKTTLGRLVVGLERATSGEILFRGRRIDRMRGKEGRLERRHIQLMFQDSYGSLDPRMRVRAILREPLEIQRVGTSRDRDRRVDELLDAVGLPRRAAERYPHEFSGGQRQRIGLARALALQPALIVADEPVSALDVSIQAQVLNLMRALQRERELTYLFISHDLAVVRYLSDVIAVMYLGKVVEVGPAEDVYTTPRHHYTRALLDTIPVADPAVERAKRRLGAPGEPPSPTDPPSGCRFRTRCPVAQDVCATLEPPLSPVAGGAEAGPPAPPGGRTHHVACHFPLVAPASRVGAPTKGEHTPA
- a CDS encoding ABC transporter permease, with translation MSVHDSERVPRVVAAAEELPGGRPKSMWRLGLEAFLENRLAVAGLVILVAALLFCFLGPLIYRTNQINTDLAAVNLSPGTPGHPLGTDQAGYDQLGRLMAGGQVSLTIGFAAAAISTVIGTLWGAVAGFFGGLVDTVMMRVVDALLAIPALFLLLVLVTIVKPSMGMMIFVFGLTAWLITSRLVRGESLSLRVREYVQAVRVMGGTSWRAVLRHIMPNVAGTVIVNATFQVADAILVVAYLGFLGLGISPPATDWGGMLNNGVNFIYTNDWWLIYPPGLAIIFVVVAVNFIGDGVRDAVEVRLRRR
- a CDS encoding multidrug effflux MFS transporter, which translates into the protein MSEIHTTGSVPVRPKRRVLLVMGALSTFGPLSIDLYLPALPQMAHQLHASDSAAQWSISMCLIGLATGQLFIGPLSDRIGRKRPLFVGVVIYAIVSLLCAVAPSMATLNALRLVQGLAGSAGTVIVGAMVRDMYEGQRMARILSLLMLVGGIAPIVSPVLGGQLLYVTDWRGIFVTLGGISVLLVVAVTALPETLRPELRHVGGLRRVREGFGSVVRDRVFLGCALGSSVGGAALFIYISVSAFVLEGGYGVSAQVFSFIFGVNSVGLMLSGYVNALLLRRLRPEPLLIGGAVVAVVASVLCLAAALLHAPLAVFLPALFLTVASGALASPNATALALVRHAANAGTAAALFGGSGFMFGALLAPVASIGGASAIAMTCGIALARIVAWGAYRFIAIPGRRTALAEEEAEGGTAPRTPQATERERLH
- a CDS encoding SDR family NAD(P)-dependent oxidoreductase; this translates as MDPGRFSGKVALVTGAGTGIGAAVSRRLVAEGAAVVLCGRREAPLRELAAELGDRAAVVAGDAAESADARAAVAEAVDRFGGLDVVVANAGGHRPGTALETGDDDWHYTLRINLDTAFVTVREALPRLMERRGSVVVVSSIAGLFAGPGVAGYVTTKHALIGLTRSLARDYGRHGVRVNAVCPGWVRTPMADEEMDALGEMHGIDREAAYALATKDVPLRRAAESDEIAAVVTFLASGDASAMTGSVVVADCGATCVDLPTLAFEPPHPEVAP